A section of the Delphinus delphis chromosome 1, mDelDel1.2, whole genome shotgun sequence genome encodes:
- the SLAMF8 gene encoding SLAM family member 8, which yields MAVWSLCSLLLWEALLPFIVTGAQVQGQVGGSALLVAERPPGFQIREAIWRSLWPSEELLATFFRGSLETLYHSRFLGRAQLHSNLSLELRPLKSGDSGNFSVLLVDKEGRAWTQTLQLKVYGAVPRPVVQVFTAVSGDAQPPKTCQVFLSCWAPNISDITYSWRREGTIDLDIKPGGLFMDGQVLSVSLGPGDKGVAYSCIVSNPVSWDLATVTPWESCHHQAAPGMASYKDVLLVVVPVLLLVILAGLSAWHWGPCSGTKKKDVGAGEVAPETENPLV from the exons ATGGCCGTGTGGTCCCTGTGCAGTCTGCTTCTCTGGGAAG CACTACTTCCCTTCATTGTAACCGGTGCCCAAGTTCAGGGCCAGGTGGGGGGCTCGGCGCTGCTGGTGGCAGAGCGCCCTCCCGGCTTCCAAATCCGAGAGGCCATCTGGAGATCCCTCTGGCCTTCAGAGGAGCTCCTGGCCACGTTCTTCCGGGGGTCTCTGGAGACGCTGTACCACTCCCGCTTCCTGGGCCGAGCCCAGCTGCACAGCAACCTCAGCTTGGAGCTGCGGCCACTGAAGTCTGGAGACAGCGGCAACTTCTCCGTGCTGCTGGTGGACAAGGAAGGTCGAGCCTGGACCCAGACCCTGCAGCTCAAGGTGTATG GTGCAGTGCCCAGGCCCGTGGTGCAagtgttcactgctgtatcagGGGATGCTCAGCCCCCCAAGACCTGCCAAGTGTTCCTGTCCTGTTGGGCTCCCAACATCAGCGACATAACCTATAGCTGGCGACGGGAGGGAACCATTGACCTTGATATCAAGCCAGGCGGCCTCTTCATGGACGGACAGGTGCTGAGTGTGTCACTGGGACCAGGTGACAAAGGTGTGGCCTATTCCTGCATTGTCTCAAACCCTGTCAGCTGGGACTTGGCCACAGTCACCCCCTGGGAGAGCTGCCATCACCAGGCAG CTCCAGGGATGGCCTCCTACAAAGATGTGCTACTGGTGGTGGTGCCTGTCTTGCTGCTTGTGATCCTGGCTGGTCTCTCTGCCTGGCACTGGGGCCCCTGCTCAG GGACAAAGAAGAAGGATGTCGGTGCTGGTGAAGTGGCTCCAGAGACAGAGAACCCCCTCGTTTAG